From a region of the Syngnathus typhle isolate RoL2023-S1 ecotype Sweden linkage group LG12, RoL_Styp_1.0, whole genome shotgun sequence genome:
- the LOC133163437 gene encoding nipped-B-like protein B isoform X1, with product MNGDMPHVPITTLAGIASLTDLLNQLPLPSPLPATTAKSLLYNGRISEEVNSLLVCRDDNLVTQLAHGLNQVSTEHIELKDNLGNDEPEGDMPVLLQALLSRNPKIFRDKSVIQQPAVQQYKISPNQVHRSPAPNYQQSPVTQRTSGCFSSPQSGSGARFISQQQHSNSPIPSPYTPQSPADYMQYSPPSYSQHHQTQQVGGNLRNLHHKVSGQLSSNASNHHAKAGSDDDYVNIAHRLGNEENEHSMMAALFPVKSPQSVCSPDENEPSKWSRSLLIMQSPPSDVPPSMAPNMLLSSSERKKKQKQRSKAADEQLEKNALYDIVSTPVKDSARLTLKLSRVKNAHKEQYEVYSPRKDAAPQACLTNSKNAILNSNQDSPCKFAAEESPNCQQVPFQPNETTTAVSAVVLLDDAEADIEALAEIERTERESGSERERWSKEVQDKDKPLKKRKQDSYPQEPGVDLTDGFAGQGGNPTTPKKKNAASNGSGRPALMVSIDLQQAGRGLRQPIVVLEAKQVLGSDSETEAEKDNTCQLTVSKQHVDDSAKSDSDIRLKEKKESLRESKHRADGWRGDSPRPKQNRDPESRHREEKNDNGHCHPDSLKTSSKAERNADCYNEDKGREKKRTKDHDTEKVWSREKERDQDPPDVGKEKEIDRNKIRDKIKIRQKDTDRNRDKEKEVDGERVRDREKERDADRVRDCEKDRGRDKDQGKDRAKEKDRIREKVRAKEKELDKQLDRDETRLKEKERDKDQDRQKDRLKEKERNKEADKEKNRSREKEQDKERDRFKQEKERFKEKERNKELDREKDQLKEKDKTLEKERNREKARERVTGEGKERVREDKARKHKASMSNSNKREQSPDGTAKQDKEHKIRQDGSRHLSDLSARERTDKSNFLNKKERKGGDESKEPSLVKKNSEFEFPSYLLGGNSGALKNFVIPKVKRDAVEKCPAVSGDLLDVWKEPRVVLERKSLVENLSKGPKPVVKVKRLNVDDIQSIKKELKEPDKLWDLSSSHKSKDVKRRHSMISKSPKYTERSDEEKEASDDDNNNSEDEVMKKKRRKEQNKSWKRESKKGRQRQQDWSSGESDGGAPPNLSDVARKLKKKHKERKAYEKMRPEDLMDTSTFKRFAASVDNILESLEDVDLTGAGDDGDDEIPEELLLGKHQLSELCSDSAKMKEMGIFYKCSSQKLVKFMNVLEKNIQDSVKLSTLMNHGNDSMDEERLWRDLILERVTKSADACLTALNIMTSPRVPKVVFIEDVIERVLQYTKYHMQNSLYPHYDPTYRLDPHGGGGQNSKGKKVKSSSHKQKTVLQLYGKVCDIISNLSELVEIQLLTDNTILQVSTLGITPFFVENVSELQLCAITLVTAVFSRYRKHRQLILEEIFNSMARLPSSKRNLRNFRLNSCDGGSKHIQMVTALVLQLIQCVVQLPSSKDGDDEHNKKVDKDVLITNSYETAMRTAQNFLSVFLKKCGSKQGEDDFRPLFENFVHDLLSTVNKPEWPAAELLLSLLGRLLVHQFSNKQTEMALRVASLDYLGTVASRLRKDAVSSKVDQKAIDRILKEFPGNDETHQLQRALLCYIEGSSEIDPALVFARNFYIAQWYRDITSEADKAMKSHDDDDDPKALFAVNDVDCAEEIVQRAESRKKFLRKIIRNSHTRISSDAIDYRDSCLIVQYLASMRPFSQSFDIYLSQILRVLGESAIAVRTKAMKCLSEVVAVDPSILARSDMQRGVHGRLMDNSTSVREAAVELVGRFVLSRPELIEQYYDMLIERILDTGISVRKRVIKILRDICLELPDFHKITEMCVKMIRRVNDEEGIKKLVNETFQKIWFTPTPSHDKDAMIRKILNITDVVLACKDSGYDWFEQLLQNLLKSEEAASYKPAQKACSQLVDNLVEHLVKYEESIAVSEIEDKGVNSGRLVACVTTLYLFSKIRPQLMVKHAMTMQPYLNTKGNNQNDLMLICNVAKILELVVPLMDNPSENFLTTIEEDLMKLIIKHGMMVVQHSVSCLGAVVNKVTHNYKFVWACFNRFYGALAKLKTQHQEDPDSPTLVTNKPTLLRSLFTVGALCRHFDFDQEEFKGTSKLLIKDKVLEVLLYFTSHKDEVVQVKALIGLGFQFIMHPELMFAQDVKILYNNILSDEHSLVSLKVQVLKNMQTYLQEEDSRMLEADRDWKEKAKQEDLKEMGDISSGMSSSIIQIYLKQVLDSFLHAQSTVRHFALSVITLTLSQGLIHPVQCVPYLIAMGTDPEPTMKNKSDQQLVDIDKKYSGFIHMKAVAGLKLSYQIQRAIAGSKEAIIRGFRHQDTDAALCAHLYTLVRGNRQHRRAFLISLLNMFDDSSRAEVNLLLFVADNLACFPYQTQEEPLFIMHHVDITLSVSGSNLLQSFQESLRKGPIPRPKKIKKKKKKKEKKAKPRKMRDNSDDSEESSSQSSSSSSSSSSSSSEEEVEKLHTQSDSDMDDEDVVMARLPEDQKPLLDFSLASQGILLLLMLKQHLKNLYGFSDSKIQKYSPTESAKVYDKTVNRKSKVHFNPRQTLEFLKVGLSNSDISYETRKSIVKQYLHFKVLMDHLDREEDEEEGEASANARNKAITSLLQGPKYRNHNHNNHRAQIESEDEESEDEDPPAQKSRRGDDSAEDYGHMNERVDVTDVVAICCPKYKDRPQIARVVQKTKSGYSVHWMSGTYSGPWVVAKKRDGRKKVPWLDNIKEADIIYKKISLTSGQKLTNKVAQTLRALYAAKDGTKH from the exons AGAGCTGAAGGACAACTTGGGGAACGATGAGCCCGAGGGGGACATGCCTGTGCTCCTACAAGCTCTGCTGTCCAGAAACCCCAAAATATTCCGGGACAAAA GTGTAATCCAGCAACCAGCAGTACAACAGTATAAGATTTCTCCAAACCAGGTGCACAGGAGTCCAGCACCAAATTATCAGCAGTCCCCAGTCACTCAGAGAACTTCTGG ATGCTTCAGCTCGCCACAGTCCGGGTCCGGAGCCCGGTTCATATCACAGCAGCAGCATTCCAACAGCCCCATCCCCAGTCCCTACACTCCTCAAAGTCCTGCTGATTACATGCAATACAGTCCTCCCAGTTACTCGCAACACCATCAGACGCAAcaag TTGGCGGTAATCTTAGGAATCTTCACCACAAGGTGTCAGGACAGCTATCGAGCAACGCATCCAATCATCATGCCAAAGCAGGCTCGGATGACGACTATGTCAACATTGCGCACAGACTTGGGAATGAG GAAAATGAGCACTCCATGATGGCCGCCTTATTTCCAGTCAAGTCACCGCAATCTGTGTGTTCCCCGGATGAGAACGAACCATCTAAAT GGTCCAGATCTCTGCTCATTATGCAGTCGCCTCCCTCCGACGTCCCCCCCAGCATGGCTCCCAACATGCTGCTCTCCTCCAGCGAGCGAAAAAAGAAGCAGAAGCAAAGGAGCAAGGCGGCCGATGAGCAGCTGGAGAAAAATGCCTTGTATGACATAGTGAGCACCCCCGTGAAAGACTCTGCCAGGCTGACGTTGAAGCTGTCCAGAGTGAAGAACGCACACAAAGAACAGTACGAAGTGTATTCTCCCAGGAAGGACGCGGCGCCGCAAGCGTGCCTGACGAACAGTAAAAACGCCATCCTGAACTCCAACCAGGACTCGCCATGCAAATTTGCCGCGGAGGAGTCACCAAACTGTCAGCAGGTTCCGTTTCAACCAAACGAGACCACCACCGCCGTCTCGGCGGTGGTGCTGCTGGATGACGCCGAGGCCGACATTGAGGCTTTGGCGGAGATCGAGAGGACCGAGCGCGAATCTggcagcgagagagagcgatggTCCAAAGAGGTCCAGGATAAAG ACAAACCGCTGAAAAAGCGAAAGCAAGACTCATACCCTCAGGAACCGGGAGTGGACCTGACTGACGGTTTCGCTGGACAAGGCGGCAACCCGACAACACCCAAGAAGAAGAACGCGGCCAGCAACGGTTCCGGTCGTCCCGCTCTGATGGTCAGCATTGATCTGCAGCAGGCCGGCCGAGGATTACGGCAGCCCATCGTGGTGCTCGAGGCCAAGCAGGTCCTGGGTTCTGATTCCGAGACGGAAGCGGAGAAAGATAATACCTGCCAACTGACCGTTAGCAAACAGCACGTCGATGACTCCGCAAAGTCGGACTCGGATATCCGTCTGAAGGAGAAGAAGGAAAGCCTGCGGGAATCCAAACACAGAGCCGACGGATGGCGCGGAGACTCGCCGAGGCCGAAGCAGAATCGAGACCCGGAGTCTCGGCACAGGGAGGAAAAGAACGACAACGGTCACTGTCATCCCGACTCCCTGAAAACCTCCAGCAAAGCAGAACGGAACGCCGATTGTTATAACGAAGACAAAGGCAGGGAGAAGAAGAGGACGAAAGATCACGACACGGAAAAAGTTTGGAGTCGGGAAAAAGAGAGGGACCAAGACCCGCCGGATGtggggaaagaaaaagagaTAGACAGGAATAAGATAAGAGATAAAATCAAAATTCGACAAAAGGATACAGACAGGAATAGGGATAAAGAGAAGGAGGTGGATGGGGAAAGAGTCCGAGACCGGGAGAAGGAGAGAGACGCTGACAGAGTGAGAGATTGCGAAAAAGATCGAGGCAGGGATAAGGATCAAGGTAAAGATCGCGCAAAGGAAAAGGACAGAATCAGGGAGAAAGTTCGAGCTAAGGAGAAAGAGCTGGACAAGCAGCTAGACAGGGATGAAACTCGATTAAAGGAGAAAGAGCGAGATAAGGATCAAGATAGGCAGAAAGATCGCTTAAAGGAGAAGGAGCGAAATAAGGAGGCGGATAAGGAGAAAAATCGATCCAGGGAGAAGGAGCAAGATAAGGAGAGGGATCGATTCAAACAGGAGAAAGAGCGATTCAAGGAGAAAGAGCGAAATAAAGAACTGGATAGGGAGAAAGACCAACTCAAGGAGAAGGACAAAACTCTGGAGAAAGAGCGAAATAGGGAGAAAGCCCGCgaaagagtgacgggagaagggAAAGAAAGAGTCAGGGAGGACAAGGCCAGGAAACACAAAGCGTCGATGAGTAACAGCAACAAGCGGGAACAGTCTCCGGATGGGACGGCCAAACAGGACAAGGAGCACAAAATCAGGCAAGATGGCAGCAGACACCTCAGTGACCTCAGCGCTCGTGAAAGGACAGACAAATCCaattttttgaataaaaaagagaggaaaggcGGCGATGAAAGTAAAGAACCCTCCCTGGTGAAAAAAAACAGCGAATTTGAATTTCCTTCCTACTTGCTGGGGGGCAACTCGGGAGCGCTCAAGAACTTTGTGATACCCAAAGTGAAGCGGGACGCCGTGGAGAAGTGTCCCGCCGTTTCGGGCGACTTGCTCGATGTTTGGAAAGAACCTCGCGTCGTGCTGGAGAGGAAGTCGCTGGTCGAAAACCTCAGCAAAGGCCCGAAACCCGTGGTGAAAGTGAAAAGGCTGAATGTTGATGACATACAAAGCATCAAGAAGGAACTCAAGGAACCGGACAAGTTGTGGGATTTGTCTTCTAGTCACAAATCGAAAG ATGTCAAGCGGCGGCACAGTATGATTAGTAAATCCCCAAAATATACCGAACGCTCCGATGAAGAGAAGGAAGCAAGCGATGATGACAACAACAACTCGGAGGATGAAG TGATGAAAAAGAAGCGAAGGAAAGAGCAGAACAAGTCGTGGAAGCGCGAGTCCAAAAAAGGTCGCCAGCGGCAACAGGACTGGAGCTCAGGGGAAAGCGACGGTGGGGCACCGCCAAATTTGAGCGACG TGGCCAGAAAACTGAAGAAAAAACATAAAGAGAGAAAGGCGTACGAAAAGATGCGACCTGAGG ATTTGATGGACACGTCCACTTTCAAGAGATTTGCCGCCAGCGTGGACAACATCTTGGAGAGTCTTGAAGACGTGGACCTAACTGGCGCag GTGACGACGGTGATGATGAAATACCAGAGGAGTTGCTGCTCGGAAAGCACCAGTTGAGCGAGTTATGCAGCGATTCAGCCAAGATGAAAGAGATGGGCATCTTTTATAAG TGTTCGTCTCAGAAATTGGTGAAATTCATGAACGTCCTGGAGAAGAACATTCAGGACAGTGTTAAACTGTCCACGTTGATGAACCAT GGTAACGATTCCATGGATGAGGAGCGGCTGTGGCGCGACCTCATCTTGGAGCGGGTGACCAAGTCGGCCGACGCCTGCCTGACGGCGCTCAACATCATGACCTCGCCGCGCGTGCCCAAGGTGGTTTTCATCGAAGACGTCATCGAGCGGGTGCTGCAGTACACCAAGTACCACATGCAGAACTCCTTGTACCCCCACTACGACCCCACCTACCGATTAGATCCCCACGGAG GTGGCGGGCAGAATTCCAAAGGCAAGAAAGTCAAAAGCTCCAGCCATAAGCAAAAGACAGTGCTCCAGCTCTACGGCAAAGTGTGCGACATCATCAGCAACCTTTCGGAGCTGGTGGAGATCCAGCTGCTGACCGACAACACCATTCTCCAG GTGTCCACCTTGGGTATCACGCCATTTTTCGTGGAGAACGTCAGCGAGCTGCAGTTGTGTGCCATCACTTTGGTGACGGCG GTGTTCTCCCGCTACAGAAAGCACAGGCAGCTCATTCTTGAAGAGATCTTCAACTCTATGGCCAGGCTGCCGTCCAGTAAACGCAACTTGAGAAACTTCAG ATTAAACAGCTGCGATGGAGGCAGCAAGCATATCCAGATGGTCACCGCCTTGGTTCTTCAGCTCATCCAATGCGTGGTGCAGCTGCCTTCCTCAAAGGACGGAGACGACGAACACAATAAGAAG GTGGACAAAGACGTCCTCATCACCAATTCCTATGAGACTGCCATGAGGACTGCTCAGAACTTCCTCTCAGTGTTCCTCAAGAA GTGTGGCAGTAAGCAGGGCGAGGACGACTTCAGGCCTctctttgaaaactttgtccatgaCCTCCTGTCCACTGTCAACAAACCCGAGTGGCCCGCTGCCGAGCTGCTGCTCAGTTTGCTGGGTCGCCTCTTG GTGCACCAGTTTAGTAACAAGCAGACAGAGATGGCGCTGCGGGTGGCGTCGCTGGATTATCTCGGCACTGTCGCTTCTCGCCTGCGTAAAGATGCCGTCAGTAGCAAGGTGGACCAAAAGGCCATTGACCGCATCCTTAAAGAG TTTCCCGGGAACGACGAGACGCATCAACTCCAGAGGGCCCTGTTGTGCTACATCGAGGGGAGCAGCGAAATCGATCCCGCTCTCGTC TTTGCCAGGAATTTCTACATCGCCCAGTGGTACAGGGACATCACCAGCGAGGCGGACAAGGCAATGAAGTcgcacgacgacgacgacgacccaAAAGCTTTATTTGCCGTCAACGACGTCGACTGCGCCGAGGAGATTGTGCAGCGGGCCGAATCGCGGAAAAAGTTCTTGCGCAAGATTATCAGAAACTCTCACACcag GATCAGCTCGGACGCAATTGACTACAGGGACTCTTGTTTGATTGTCCAATACCTCGCCTCTATGAGGCCGTTCTCACAGAGTTttgatatttatttatcacAG ATCCTGAGAGTGCTCGGTGAGAGCGCCATCGCAGTCAGAACAAAAGCCATGAAGTGTTTGTCCGAGGTTGTGGCGGTGGACCCGAGTATTCTCGCAAGG TCCGACATGCAGCGTGGCGTTCACGGCCGCCTCATGGACAACTCCACCAGCGTGCGCGAGGCCGCCGTGGAGCTCGTCGGACGCTTTGTGCTCAGTCGCCCCGAGCTCATCGAGCAGTACTACGACATGCTCATCGAGAGGATTTTG GACACGGGCATCAGCGTGAGGAAGAGAGTCATCAAGATCCTGAGGGATATTTGTCTGGAGCTGCCGGATTTCCACAAAATCACCGAGATGTGCGTCAAGATGATCCGAAGGGTCAACGACGAGGAGGGGATTAAG AAACTGGTGAATGAGACCTTCCAGAAAATCTGGTTCACGCCAACACCAAGTCATGACAAAGACGCCATGATCAGAAAAATCCTGAACATCACCGACGTG GTGCTCGCGTGTAAAGATTCCGGCTACGATTGGTTCGAGCAGCTTCTCCAGAAT ctcCTTAAATCAGAAGAAGCCGCTTCTTACAAACCAGCTCAGAAGGCCTGCAGTCAACTAGTGGACAATCTGGTGGAGCACTTAGTAAAATATGAAGAGTCCATTGCAG TTTCAGAGATTGAGGACAAAGGCGTCAACTCGGGTCGCCTGGTGGCGTGCGTCACCACGCTGTACTTATTCAGCAAGATCCGACCACAGCTGATGGTCAAACACGCCATGACCATGCAGCCCTACCTGAACACTAAAGGCAAC AATCAGAATGACTTGATGTTGATTTGCAACGTGGCCAAGATCCTGGAGCTGGTCGTGCCTCTGATGGACAATCCCAGCGAGAATTTCCTCACTACCATCGAAGAGGACCTCATGAAGTTGATTATCAAACACGGAATGATG GTCGTGCAGCACTCCGTAAGCTGTCTCGGGGCCGTGGTAAACAAGGTCACACACAACTACAAGTTTGTTTGGGCTTGTTTCAATCGTTTCTACG GCGCCTTGGCCAAACTCAAGACCCAGCACCAGGAGGATCCCGACAGTCCCACCTTGGTGACCAACAAGCCCACACTGCTCCGCTCGCTATTCACGGTCGGTGCTTTGTGTCGACACTTTGATTTTGACCAAGAGGAGTTCAAGGGTACCAGTAAG CTCCTCATTAAGGACAAAGTCTTGGAAGTTCTTTTGTATTTTACCTCGCACAAAGATGAGGTGGTCCAAGTCAAGGCCTTGATCGGTTTAG GCTTCCAGTTCATCATGCACCCGGAGCTAATGTTCGCGCAGGACGTGAAGATTCTCTACAACAACATTCTGTCCGACGAGCACAGTCTGGTCAGTTTGAAGGTCCAGGTGCTTAAAAACATGCAGACATATCTACAGGAGGAGGACTCGAGAATGCTGGAAGCCGACCGTGACT GGAAGGAGAAGGCCAAACAGGAAGATCTGAAAGAGATGGGCGATATCTCGTCGGGTATGAGCAGCTCCATCATTCAGATCTACCTGAAGCAAGTGTTGGACTCCTTCCTGCACGCGCAGTCCACAGTCCGCCACTTTGCTCTCAGCGTTATCACGTTGACCCTCAGTCAGGGCCTCATCCACCCTGTGCAg TGCGTTCCCTACTTAATTGCCATGGGAACTGATCCGGAGCCAACCATGAAGAACAAGTCTGATCAACAACTGGTGGATATTGACAAGAAGTATTCAGGCTTTATTCAT ATGAAAGCCGTAGCAGGGCTGAAGTTGTCCTACCAGATCCAGCGGGCCATCGCCGGATCCAAAGAAGCGATCATCCGAGGCTTCCGTCACCAGGACACCGACGCGGCCCTCTGCGCTCATCTGTACACTTTGGTCCGGGGGAACCGCCAACATCGGCGAGCCTTCCTCATTTCTCTGCTCAACATGTTTGACGACAGCTCC AGAGCCGAAGTGAACTTGCTGCTATTCGTGGCGGACAACTTGGCCTGCTTCCCATACCAGACGCAGGAAGAGCCTCTTTTCATCATGCACCACGTGGACATCACTCTGTCAGTTTCTGGCAGCAACCTGCTGCAGTCTTTTCAAGAG TCTTTAAGAAAAGGACCAATTCCAAGGCCGAagaaaataaagaagaaaaaaaagaagaaagagaagaaggCCAAGCCTCGGAAGATGCGAGACAACTCTGACGACAGCGAGGAGAGCAGCAGCCAATCCAGTAGCAGCagtagtagcagcagcagcagcagcagtgagGAGGAAGTGGAAAAGCTCCACACGCAATCTGACTCCGACATGGATGATGAGGATGTGGTGATGGCCCGCCTACCCGAGGACCAGAAGCCTCTGTTGGACTTTTCCCTGGCTTCGCAGGGAATCCTACTGCTGCTCATGCTCAAACAACACCTCAAGAATTTATACGGCTTCTCAGACAG CAAAATCCAGAAATACTCACCAACGGAATCGGCTAAGGTGTACGACAAGACGGTGAACAGGAAATCCAAGGTGCACTTCAATCCTCGCCAGACTCTGGAATTCCTGAAGGTCGGTCTATCCAACTCCGACATCAGCTACGAGACCAGGAAGTCTATCGTCAAACAGTATTTACAC TTCAAAGTGCTGATGGACCACCTGGACCGcgaggaagatgaagaggagggcGAGGCCAGCGCCAACGCCAGAAACAAAGCAATCACCTCGTTGCTCCAGGGCCCCAAATACCGAAACCACAACCACAACAATCACAGGGCGCAGATCGAGTccgaggatgaggagagcgagGATGAAGATCCCCCGGCG CAGAAGTCACGACGAGGCGACGACTCTGCGGAGGACTACGGCCACATGAACGAGAGGGTGGACGTGACGgacgtggtggccatctgctGTCCCAAATACAAAGACAGGCCGCAGATCGCCAGGGTGGTGCAGAAGACCAAAAGCGGCTACAGCGTACACTGGATGTCCGGCACTTACTCAGGGCCCTGGGTTGTGGCCAAGAAACGGGACGGTCGCAAAAAGGTGCCTTGGTTGGACAATATTAAGGAGGCGGACATTATTTATAAGAAAATCTCCTTAACAAGCGGACAAAAGCTGACTAACAAAGTGGCACAGACGTTACGAGCACTATACGCCGCCAAGGACGGGACTAAACATTAG